GAGAACCAAGCACTTAAAACTGAGCATCTCATACCACTCGATGTGGAACTTAGGCACCCAATAATACCTTAGTCCCTATCAATTTCCTTTGAGTTGCAGTCTTGCCTTTCATTTTGGTGTATTTAGTAGACATCCTGTATTCCTGTGAGTTGCAGCAAAAGTCTCTGTTCTATTTTGttgccctttttttttttaatgtgttcaGAGTGAGCTTAACTTCTCATCAGTCACCACCAGTCAGTGATATCATCTACTAAGCCACAGGGAACAAAACAACTTCACAGAGCACTTTTGCCTCAGACTCTTGTGCACAAGTAAAACTACAGGTCATAACCTTGACATGGCATGGCACACTGGCATTGGAGAAACTTTGAAAAGATGTTCACTTCGAATGAGTTGTTAAAGTCTAAGAAATCTAATAACCCTAATGGAATGAtgttatatacttttttaaggCTATGGAACCTTTGGAATGTTCTTAGTcttgtttataatttaaaaaagtcaGCAAAATGTTACACATGAAGCAATGGATATGGCCAAGGAAGCTATTCAAAAAACTTTGAATGGAAATAAAGTAAAGTACAAAGACATTTTTGCTGTCATCAATAGAATGTTAAATGACAAATTTTAAAGAGTTTCATACAGTGATTGTGAAAATCAAGGTTATCAAAttgatgattgatgattgaatcaatgaaaaattacttcaaatatatcatatagatgatagatgatattttgtgttcattgtaaaaaatttaaactagaaaTAGATAAAACAACTTAACATTAGTTATACATGAGTTTGTGAAGATTTTAATTTAGAAGGATGGAAAGAAAGCAATTCAATAGCTAGATAAAGTAACAGGTGAGTGACAAATAAAGCAGTGAAATAATCAAATAAGATAAGCTTAAAAATGTTGCTTCAAttcctttttatttaacaatttaagtttatatgacttttcaattttttcatgagaatcagtgaaaggaaagtaaaaaaaaaaaaaaaaaaaagtgaatcgTTGAATAGATTCATTAATGTATCGTAAGATACACACACTCGTTTAAGATTCATCTTATGGATACAAATAGGTAGGTAGCCAAATTGTATCAAATCATAAGATTTGGATAACTTTGGTGAGAATAACCTTATTACATACATAAACATGCACACTAAGAAGAGGAGGCTTGATTCTTGAGCAACAAAAGTTGCCGGACTCGGTTTCTATTAAGTTAACCAAGCTCTTAAAAGCATTTTGATACTTGTGATATGAATTAATCTCATTCTCCTATATGACATTGATGACAGTAATGAGTTGGTGGTAGGAGAAATAGGTGGAGATGGAGAAGCTGATGATGACAAGCTGGTTTTTTATGATAATACTTTGACTTGGTGAATTGTTGCCAATGTGACAAAGGCTGCAAAAGATTGTAAGACTATActtttttatctaaattatttgagtaatttccttcatttgtatCTAAAATTTCACTTAAGACctacaaatcaaataaacatgcaatTATTAACTTCACTTACCATAATGGAGTTCAGCCCACTTCCTATCTTATCTTCATAATCCGGATGGTAAATGAGAATGTTCTCTACCACGGCTCTTTCATCCTCCATAGTCAGTATCTCCCCATTCATGTACCTGGCAAAGAGACAAGTCGTCGTTTCAGAGACTTGCAATCTTAACAATAATGAATTGATTTAATAATCTGACAATACCTTGATGAGTAGAGAATTTGCATGGTTAACGAAACGATTGGCTCAACGTCCCTCAcgatcttctcttctttcttcctccacTCGGGGTCATCCACCTCCGCGTTGGAAGCTGCTTCCTCCGGTGCTGACGTGGCACTGCACCAGAGACGGTGGCCCTTGGGCGCCGCGACGGTGAACCCTTGGAAGCTACGCAACCGAAGGCGGTGAAGCAGAAAATGCCTAGCGGCCATTGCTGGTTGTGATGCTCGGCGAACAGCGGGTTCAACTCCCTATTTTTGGAATAGAGCCCTGTTCGATTATACAATGAAAGCCTTTTACTAATTACACCTTTCAATTTACTAATTTCATTTACTTCATTTGTTACTCCCCTAGTTCTTACATGAATGTTGTTAATCCCCTTTATTCTTTCACGTCCTTTTCTTCTAGAAACGTGGTAatgtattcatatatatatatatatatatatatatatatatatatatatatatatatatatatatatatatatttacttttaaatttttttgttaatgttttaaGGACACTAGTTAgtatttttctagaaaaaattTGGTAATGTATAGTTTCGTGAATTAGTTTTTAAActaggtatatatatatttctagaGAGCAAATTTTTATAGCATTGCAGCGTGGTCATTTTTACAATATTGTCGAACAAATACAATGCAGTGCATTCCTTTGAATGAAGTAATTGTTACAGTGACTTGTGAAAAAATGCAATAGTACTACTACGGGATTTATGAAATGTGCACAACATAACATTGATGGAAACCGCATGGTATTAATATTGAGCTTGGTGAATAATATCGTATTCAATGTAAGGAATGAAATTATgatgaaaatttattatgttttatagagaagaaaataatgcaAAAAATACGTGTAAAAGGTTTAAGGAATAATGAAAATGAGGTGCAAAATTAGATTTTAGAGAATAATGAAATGGATGTGCAAAATtagagtttaaaaaataattaaaatggaggTTGCGAAAATGGGATTTAAAGAATAACAATACAGATACAGAActaagatttttattatttttatacaaaatttatgtttggtgataaaaaaaattattaaaaaaagagagagtaaTAGGTGTACTTACTGAATTGGAAGGTGCAAATGAAAAAAGTCCATATAGAGACAAGTTATTGCAGCCGAATAACGACTTTTGTTGTTCTCACTCTCCTTTTTGCTAACTTCACGtccttatcttttatttatctctTGTTTACAAAAATACTTTTGATGAAAATTTGCTTTCGTTGTGTTATAAACGAAAACTGGGGCTGTGAATTCACCATacacaacaaaaaaatgtatagTAAATTTCAAATACTCCCTTCACCAATAAACGTATatcaaacaacttttttttttctttctgaataTCAAACAACCCtttcacaaattattatatcaattatcaatgtctAGGTGTCAACCTATTTCAATAGAGAAGTGATATATGTGCACAAATTTATACAATAATATGTTTTCTGTATATCTCTTTCCCCCGTCCtatcatttattacattttcaatttaaatttatcttttttttcttttagttgtaTATTTCATTgtacaagtatattttcttatatcaatatcattatcaatatcaataaattcttgacttgtttaaataatatattaattatttattttatgcaattaagcttatttatttcaaataaataaaaataaatataaaaaagtgaatATAATTATACCAAATAAGTCTAACATAACATGAAAACTTCTcctaaaaaaacatgaaaacttgATCCCAAAGTACTTTTTCCCAAATTTTCACCATGACGAGGAATTgcacatgttttttttcttccttttacacatatttcttctattttcctaGTGATATAATTGCATTTTTCTCCTCTATTTTTATTGGTCCAACTTCTTtcttgataaaatatatttaaaaaataaagtgtaaGTGTTTTTAGTAAAATTTAGACTACCATTTATTACAATTAAAGTTCATTTAAACCAGTCAACTTCAATTTAAATCATATttcatgattaatttttgttgaagTAGTGTCATGCATactttgagaggaaaaagagaggtaagagaaaaataaagggaaagtaataaatataatgAGTAACCTAACcaaaaaacaagagataaaAAGAGCCCTGTGGTGGGTTGCAAATATAAAACTTGACATGTGAAAAGATCAATGATAATGAAAaatgactttaaaaaaatttatatcttcataatgtaaaataattttatatcgacatttaatcataaatcacatgtataaataagtttattatGTTTTACAATAATGAATTAACTACATTAAAAGTCCTactaatgatttataattaatagattatataaatttcttttaaattgataatacataactattaatatttttttaggacgATTCATCAATATAATAAGGGAAGACTTGCTCCCACGTAAAGTTGAGAAAATATTACCATCTTAATGAGATTGaattcatgttttgactttctTAGAGTGAAAATCTTACCAAGTAAGCCAACTCTATTTACATGAAAGTTAcatgaatatttttatgttatgagTTAATATTTAGCAAGTCAGAGATTAGAGGTATCTATCGGACCAAACTCCTAATTTGGCATATTCATCTATAAATATCAGActgttgaaaaaaaatctacaaaTATAAGAGCTGGAAGTAAGTGAAAAGTCATTAATATTGAACAATCCatttaattattgtataaataaaGTGGTCTCATGTTGATTATTATGTTATATCACAACTCGTGTAAAAAGTTTGTGTAAAATTAAGTGATagttatataattttagaagtttgagtctgaaatttataatttttaattcctgGCACTATATACCAAATTATATCAACTTTATCTCtacaattcaatttttaaaatattctttataattttagataaaaatatatatgcttAGTCTTGTATGGTTATTCAAAGTCTCAaatctcaatttcatttttttatcactctctttatttttaaatattctttataaattgttttataactttcttttgttaatgtgaattttaattttttaacaagtaTTTTAGCATTGCAACacacaataaattatataattataacttttaataaataaatactttttaaatatataaaatattttatttaaaaaatttatcataagtaaatatttgttatcataaaatttatattctagatatggcataaaaaatttatattgtgatataaagttatttttaattattgaaaattttaaaaatactatattcaaatttaatttaaattaaatattaaagtggtggattaaaaaaattaaaaaatatatctaaaaacgttattgtttaaaaaagttccaaaaaaatatcattaaaatataacatttaaaaatattctcattCAAAATAACTATTCTATATAAACATAGAAGATTGCAACAATATCGGGAAAAAAATTGCAACATTTTTTGTTATCAAGATTGTTAGGACAAAATCTAGATGTAACACCATAAGTATTGGCAATGTTATCTATTaacaaaaattgatatttaattttaaaaaactagtgCTTATGTTATCGACAtcaaaacaacaattaatataattgatataacatataattttaattatgaaatagtactaataaatcaaaatcatctTATTTaagttttctctattttttaatcACCTAACAAAAGTATTcacaattcaatttaaaataatttagtttttatgaaaagaaaagttaattttatattttaaaaacaaaactaaaactcagaatataaaagactaaattaatagttttattaaaaaataatatatttcccattttattttttaagttaatttgtatatattcactattatttaattacaaactaTTGTATATACtcctaataatatttttctactgCTACCCCTAATAagtttatgaattttataatagttactttaaaattattttttattgactaaaattagaaattttttttaataactcgtattatttttctcttcacaAGCAAACCACAGAGAAGATGTAACAATGGGTCCATTGTCAATGGATCCACGTATCATGCTTACTAGAGAACAATCTACAAAGAAGGTGAATAGTTGTCCCAAAgattattatgaatgaaatggCAGTTGGGATCAACACAGCACCATTTGATTTTTCTAGGTTCTCTATTATCATTcattctattattattagtcCATGACTGAGTCACAACCCAAAAAATACAGTTAAAACGCaccatttgatttttctaaagtTTACCATTATCATTCAACGCATTACCATTCGTCCATGACTCACAACTCAAAGAAAGAAACTAATTTTTGTGCACCTCAAATCATATGCACATTATCACGTATGGTTTGTTTCCATTAAGAataatagagataaaaaaaaattaggaaataaagaaatgaaaatgttaaaataaaaaaaaatagtttagaaaAAATGTGTTGTTTAGATGGAtataagtaagaaaaaaatctctatttatttggatgaataaaaagaaagagaaaaattacatacaaatatttttatatcattaaaaaattcactattattttttaacattttttattaattttaaaaatattatataaattatttaatttttacaacttCTCCTTCCTGATTCCTCTTCCAAACAAAAAACGAAATATACAACACTTTCctaaatttttcctttctaaATCTCTCCGTTTCAAATAATCCAAAATAAACACAGTAATGAcctttttgattttattttcactcaCTATGTATTACAGGTGTTCAAATCTgataaattaaaagacaaataaCAAATGGAACCAAAAATCATTGAAATTTGACGAATTTCTTTAGATTTTCTTGGAACCATTTTTTGTATAGTTGATCGATTTACTTCAGATTTTGTTTGACATTTCTAAAATCGAACtgttgattttaataaatacgTGTTTTTTAGTGGTTATACACTATGTGGTACCCATAATCTAGTCGTAATGTAATACCCATATTTTTGTATCGAGGACCATTTGCCTTATAGAGACCGATCGTTAAAATAATCTATGTATTTTAGACTTGATGCTTGAGGTACTATGTATGGATGATATTTGTCTATGTCTTAtatcataatcaaatttaatttgatataacaattaattgatttttaaaattaatattaaattgaaaaattaaaataataattattttaagatttatttttttacgacGATTAttatgatatggataaaatacaagttttagttaaattaaaaataaacatttataatatatattacacatgttaaaatactaattctgattaaaaaaatattctttctaTCAATGATCTTATtacgaagaaaaaaacaatatgcAATTTCTACATGGTTCCGTGTTTTACTTACTTGGAGAGTATTCTATCATTCTATGTTAGTCAACATAGTGAACAGAGGAAGTTGGAAAAGAAAAACGGAGACttgttagtttattttttttttaactagtttttttttaaaaaaaaatctatttgtttctttaacatttttaaaagcaAATAGTATCTTAAAGATATGTTCATGTTCAAGAAGTTTGTCTCACAggtacttgaaaaaaaaaagaatagaacaaAGCACTATGTAtttattaaaatctaaaattgaGGATGAACTTAGCTAAGGTAGATTCATGAATTTTACAAGTTGATTGAAAGTCACgtttgttaagagaataagaaagacttataaaataaagaactcTGACACTCAAGTAAATATATGAGTTaggaaaataagagaaaaaaaatatgaatatatgagTATGGAAACTGATATTTGAGATGTGTCTTAAAGATTCAAAGGAACTTGGTACTTAGAGGAACGAAATGGAACTAAAGTCCTTATTTGTAGAGATTGTTACAATCCTTACAAATAATTATGGACTTGTAGATAATAAGTGGTAGTGTATAGATAAAGTTAGAAATAATATAtagtttaaagataaaaatcaatAGATAATTTGTACCTTATAGATAAAATGTGTTAGGATTCACCCAAAGGATTGACATGTGCCTCAAGGTGTCAATAAGATTTCATATGTATTTCGTGGATATTAGATACTACACactatatttcaaatattttattttttttaagtaacagttaattttaaaaatttaattgctAAATaacattgaattattttaaaaaataaaaaagaaatcaaacaaaTCCCAAGTCTACTCAGTAGTCAACGTAGGCACGGTCCAGTCCATGCTCTATTAAATTTCTGCAAAAGACTGAAttaatgtttatatttaaaatttgaaatttgaaacttaAAATCTCACTTTCTCGTTTGTTCTGGCCCAAGGGTTGCAATCTTCCATTGTTATTCGAAATTTATTAGCACCACTCGCCGGCGCCTGCTTACCCCTTAATTACTCCACCCATTTATGTTGGAAGACAGTACTGTATTTAACTTAAGGCTAATTGCATAATTTAGTCATGTACATGCTTTGAATTCTCAATTTAGTTAttgtagttaaaaaattattaaatcaataattgtatatgtaaatattatcgattatgatttggtttatgcttttttttacaGAAGGTTTATGCTATATGCTATTATGACGCTATTTGTGCattcttaatttaattcatatatatgtaacatatttttattttggtttttatacatataacacatttttcatcgGTTCTCCctttattattaagaaaattaattaattttattaaattattttatttttaattaaaaacaatatttttttaaaactatcatTCATTCAAACTCAACATTAAGCACAAATTtcctatttaatgaaaaatatttttaatataatctcattaaataaaataaaagtaatcaaaatttgtttataaaagaaaaaaaattgtgttttttccTTTATAAAAGATAACAAGGGAGTATTATACGGTAATAGATATTAAATTAAGAAAGTGTTTCACATATAAAAGTCAAATTAAGAATGCATAAACTTTAATAAATGTTTATGTACAAGGATTAAATTGAAAATCCGCAACGTGTACAAGGACTAAAGCATGTGTTTAACcagtttaattaaaaataaataaatccaaatgtatttaatgttaaaatgtaattttcatccatttatttttttaaattctccATTTTAGTCCTcctgttttttaattaaaatatttgtcttttacttttaaaaaaattacaattttaatcttttattttttaattgacacATTTCACctctcacttttaaaaaatataccatTTTAATCTTTGTGACTAATTTTAAACTTGTTAATTATGtactttttaattcttttttaataatttaagctTGTTAACAATTgaatagttttagaaaaatatttattatgtatataatAAACAAGTAGTTGTaagtaaatatttacaaaaatacatAGACTAATGTTTGGCATTGATCATAAcgactaaaattatatatttttttaaaaaacagaaaataaaatgtctcaattaaaaaataagatcaaCTTTTTAAAAGTGAGAGATGAAAtacctcaattaaaaaataagatgattaaaattataaactttttaaaagtaaaaaatgagacgtttcaattaaaaaatagagggactaaaaatgcaaatttgagaaaattgaagaagaaaaattatattttaatctaaatattttaatattttaaactattaaatgaataattattagATACTACCTctattattttgtataaaaaacaataataataatttttattttaaattataagaagcatatcatcactttcaaatattttaagttttaatttcttttcataCTCCTATGTGAAGTTTATTAATGAGATATATGCTATTTATCATGAAAATACATGTATTTATTAAACTATTAACATTGTAACTCATTCTCGTTGGTGAAAGAAAATACTCATTGATCCaattatgaataatattattatatttttttaggtaaattaATTGACGCAAAGTTATCCTACCTTAACTAGTAATCATGAGTTTGAGTTTGTAACTCTGTCAAGAGaagaatttattaaattttaaaaaaatattcttcataataattatttaaatacctCATGCATTAGATAACCACATGTACATCTAAAAAAAGATAACCACATGAAAttcttttttggaaaaataaattaaactgcCTACACAATCAATAACtttgtttttaaaaggaaatggGGAGATTCAATGATCATTCTCAGGTTAGAGGGTTGCTGATATTCAGCTAATTTGGTTCTGTCATGTAGGTGGAGTTTTTGCTGTGAAGTGATTGTAGGAAGTGGCAAGAAGGTATACTGATAGAACTGCACATGGACACAAAAGTTACAACTGATATTCAGTTAATTTGGTTCTGTCACGTAGGTGGAGTAGTATTTATATTACAAGTTTGCTTATACAGGATTTTTCACGTTGATGAACACTGTCTTGTTTTTTTACGATATGGGTTGGGGGTATCTGTGGTACCTAGCTCCATTGATATACTCTttggattaattaaatttttaatctcagttttttaaatttaattttgaatctcTTAATTTCTTCGGATAACTTCTAATTTCTCATCAATTTTTACTagtgtttttaatctttttaattttttttccatttttaatctttagttttatttgtattcttaaaaattaattaatgttttaccTATTTTTAGTCAATGGATCAcctaataaaatagtaataataataaaaataaaataaaaaaactaatgaataatattaaaagtaataattataGAATCACACAACATAAAAAATTCTACAATTCTAAAATtgtacaacattttttttaagtaatactAGTAAGAGTTTAGGTTGGTTTGATACCCAACCGATCCTATTGAATTCCTAACTTTAAGATCCAAATTGAAAGAATGATGATTTTAAACTAACTCAAAATTTTCTTTGATTTGGTTTGTATTTATTGGTCATTCGTGACCTAATTTCAGATGCACTGTTTTAGTGTACTATAATAATGTTTCCTTatcctttcaaaaaacaaataatcCTTTCTTATTAGTCGTTACTAAAAAAATccctcaaaataaaataactttaattttcttaaaatgcgTGCAACCAGAAGCTTTTTGTTTAGTGATTACTGATTAGTGACATGCGTTCCGTGCTATATAAGTCTCCATCACTCACCTGCAAACCTTGAGAGCACAAACACGCTTCGTCTCTTCACACGTGCCGCAAAAAACGAGCGAGACCCCACGGTAACACGGTGGGGTCGCCCATACCGTATTGAATCATATATGGCTGGTCGCGGCAGTACCGTTTAAAAAATTTGTCCACTTTATTGGGTCACACCAAACAGAGCgcagaaaataaaataggtgAAATGAATATCGATTTCAATTCCGCCACTGAATTTCGAAACCAAAAAACCATTCCAACGAAGAAGATGAACCTCGAAGAAGAGGGTTAGTTACTtctgagtgagtgagtgagttaGTGGTTCCTCTGAGGAACGGTGAGGACCTTCAATTTCTCAAGTTCTCAACCGTTCGTTTTCTCTTTCGTTCCCCTAACCGCCGTGGATGGGACAATCTGTTTCCTCCGCCGCCGTCGCTAGCCGTCGCGAGAGGGACCAAGGCCACCGCTCCGTCAACTCTTCCAAGACCAGATTCACCGCCTCGGTTTCGCCGATGGCCGGTTATTCCTCCGGCGCCGCCGAAGAAGGCGAAAACCATCGCGTGGAGGCCGTTGCCGATGAATCCACCGACTACATCTCCGATCTCCCGAACGAGTGCCTGGCTTCGGTGTTTCAGTTTCTCAGCTCCGCCGATCGGAGCCGCTGTTCGCTCGTTTGCCGGCGGTGGCTCCAGATCGAAGGACAGAGCCGCCACAGGCTTTCTCTGAACGCCGAACTGGATCTGTTTCCGGCGATTCCGTCGCTGTTCTCTCGGTTCGATTCGGTGACGAAGCTCGCGCTGAAGTGCGACCGCAGATCCGTGAGCATACGCGACGACGCGCTCGTGCTGATCTCGCAGCGGTGCCCTAACCTCACGCGCCTGAAGCTTCGCGCGTGTCGCGAGCTCACCGACGCAGGAATGGAAGCGTTCGCGAAGAACTGCAAGGGATTGAAGAAGCTCTCGTGTGGATCGTGCACGTTTGGATCCAAAGGCATGAACGCGGTGCTCGACAACTGCGCCGCGCTGGAGGAGCTCTCCGTGAAGCGCCTCCGTGGAATCGCTGACACTGCAGCGGCGGAGCCGATCGGTCCCGGCGTGGCTGCGGCGTCGCTCAAAACTGTTTGCCTGAAGGAGCTATACAACGGACAGTGTTTCGGAACGCTGATTCTCGGCGCGAAGAATCTGAAAACCTTGAAGCTTTTCCGGTGCTCCGGCGATTGGGACCGGCTCTTTCAATTATTGGTGGATCGAGTCACGAAAATTGTTGAGGTTCACCTCGAAAGGCTTCAGATTAGCGACGTTGGATTGCAAGCGATAGCGAATTATTCGAGTTTGGAGATTTTGCATCTTGTTAAGACACCTGAATGTTCTGATATTGGACTTGTTGCTATTGCAGACAGGTGCAAGCTTTTGAGGAAGCTTCATATTGATGGATGGAAGGCGAATCGAATTGGGGACGAAGGTTTGATAGCTGTTGCAAAAGGTTGCCCTAATTTGCTTGAATTAGTGCTAATTGGGGTTAACCCTACTAAGGCGAGTTTGGAAATGTTGGCGTCTAATTGCCAGAATCTCGAGCGGTTGGCTTTGTGTGGAAGTGATTCGGTTGGTGATCCTGAGATATCTTGCATTGCTGCAAAGTGTGTGGCTTTGAAGAAACTGTGTATTAAGAGTTGTCCCGTTTCCGATCAAGGGATGGAGGCATTGGGGAATGGGTGTCCGAATTTGGTGAAAGTGAAGGTTAAGAAGTGTAAAGGGGTTACCCCTGAGGGTGGTGATTGGTTGAGGAGGACTAGAGGGTCAGTTGCTGTTAATTTAGATACTGGTGAGGCAGAGCTTCAGGAAGCCAGTGCTAGTGATGGAGGGGCACAGGACAATGGTGTAGAGTTCCCTCAAATGCCTGCCCAAATCGCTGCTGCATCGAGCAGCACTCGGTCTAGTTCGTCGAGGTTTGCGCTTATGTCTGCGAGGATTTCAGCGGCTGCATTGAGGAGCACTCGGTCTGGTTCGTCGAGGTTAGGGCTTTTGCCTACGAGGATTTCAGCGGCTAGCACTTTTAGGAGATGGTCTGGTGGTAGCACTAGTGCACGCCATGGTTAGGGACAGGGCCAAAGCAAAACCTGAGTCTTTGAccatttttcattgtttttggtTGTCGtatcatttgatttttatattt
This region of Glycine soja cultivar W05 chromosome 17, ASM419377v2, whole genome shotgun sequence genomic DNA includes:
- the LOC114392477 gene encoding protein DCL homolog, chloroplastic-like; this encodes MAARHFLLHRLRLRSFQGFTVAAPKGHRLWCSATSAPEEAASNAEVDDPEWRKKEEKIVRDVEPIVSLTMQILYSSRYMNGEILTMEDERAVVENILIYHPDYEDKIGSGLNSIMVDQHPLYLFPRCLFVVRTDGSWIDFSYRVCIEEYIKNKYQVSAERFVKRRFLRDLIKRWGI
- the LOC114393102 gene encoding F-box protein At1g47056-like; the encoded protein is MGQSVSSAAVASRRERDQGHRSVNSSKTRFTASVSPMAGYSSGAAEEGENHRVEAVADESTDYISDLPNECLASVFQFLSSADRSRCSLVCRRWLQIEGQSRHRLSLNAELDLFPAIPSLFSRFDSVTKLALKCDRRSVSIRDDALVLISQRCPNLTRLKLRACRELTDAGMEAFAKNCKGLKKLSCGSCTFGSKGMNAVLDNCAALEELSVKRLRGIADTAAAEPIGPGVAAASLKTVCLKELYNGQCFGTLILGAKNLKTLKLFRCSGDWDRLFQLLVDRVTKIVEVHLERLQISDVGLQAIANYSSLEILHLVKTPECSDIGLVAIADRCKLLRKLHIDGWKANRIGDEGLIAVAKGCPNLLELVLIGVNPTKASLEMLASNCQNLERLALCGSDSVGDPEISCIAAKCVALKKLCIKSCPVSDQGMEALGNGCPNLVKVKVKKCKGVTPEGGDWLRRTRGSVAVNLDTGEAELQEASASDGGAQDNGVEFPQMPAQIAAASSSTRSSSSRFALMSARISAAALRSTRSGSSRLGLLPTRISAASTFRRWSGGSTSARHG